GGACAGCCAGGACTTTGTTGCCAGGCGCTGTCTTGATTTTTTCCGCAATATACTGGTCCCTTTCATCGATAATGACCCGCTTGAATTCCGGGAAAGATGCCGACAGTTCATTTAAAGCAGCCGTCAACATATCCTGGCTCTTCATCTTTTCCAGCTCTTCTTCCGAAATCTCTTCCTCCAGCAGCAAGCTCATCATCAATTGAAAGAAGAGCTTCATTTTGCCCCAAAAGCCGAAACCCCGCCACAGCCGGATCATGGTGGTCTGGATATCCCGGTCCACCAGGCACAGGTTGGCCCCGATTTCCCTGGCCGACTGGATACCCTGCAGCATCTCCTGACCCGGCTGGATACCAAATTGCCTGGCCAGCCTCTTCTGGTAAGATGACATGATGAGGCTGATTAGTAAGATTAAGGCTTTTCCTTCCTTGATGATTTTAATAATGTCGGTGTTACGCCATTGATCAGCGTTGGCGATATTATCATACCTGGTCTGGCATAACTCCACGCAAACCGTGTCCGGCCTTTCGGCTTCAATGAGCGCTTTCACTTCCTCGACGCTCTTCTGCGAAACATGAGCCGTACCGACCAGGATCACCTGGCGGCCGTCCAGGTCTATGCGATGTACGTTTTCGCCGGCCAAATTATCACATCCCCTACGTTAGCGTCAAAACCTATTTAATGATACCACATCTACCGCCGTTATTGATACACCGTATAGCAAAAATTCAAGGCCGGGAAACCCCGGCCTTAGGCAC
The Clostridia bacterium genome window above contains:
- a CDS encoding TraB/GumN family protein; its protein translation is MAGENVHRIDLDGRQVILVGTAHVSQKSVEEVKALIEAERPDTVCVELCQTRYDNIANADQWRNTDIIKIIKEGKALILLISLIMSSYQKRLARQFGIQPGQEMLQGIQSAREIGANLCLVDRDIQTTMIRLWRGFGFWGKMKLFFQLMMSLLLEEEISEEELEKMKSQDMLTAALNELSASFPEFKRVIIDERDQYIAEKIKTAPGNKVLAVLGAGHIAGIKEELGREHDLAQLSAVPAGSKTTKVIGWIIPALILAIIISTFSLDRAAGMDSLLNWILWNGSLSALGALLALAHPVSILTAFVVAPISSLNPLLAAGWFAGLTEAFLKKPSVKDFQSMSEDIHTLKGFWRNKVTHILLVVALANLGSSIGTVVAGADVISKFISVFR